AACTTCAATATAAACATCAGCTCCGTAAGCTCCGGTCAACTGGTTTTTTCCTCCGTTTTCACCACGTTCTGCTTTTACGTGACGGGTGTAACGAAGTGGAAGTAAAGTCCATTCATTTCCATTTCCTTTCATAATGATGTGTCCGCCGCGACCTCCGTCACCTCCATCAGGACCACCTTTAGGAATATACTTTTCGCGGCGAAGATGGGCAGAACCTGCACCTCCGTGACCGCTTTTACAATGAATCTTTACGTAATCTACAAAATTTGACATATTCTTTAGTTGTCAGTTAATGGTTGTCAGTTGATTGGTGAATACGATCAACCATCAACTATCAACTGTTTTTATTTTACTTTTTCTACTTCAGCGAAAAGTTTTTCAGAGATCTCGTTGATTTCGCCAACGCCGTTGATCTCTACATATTTACCTTGTTGCTTGTACAATTCGGCTACTTCTGCTGTTTTTGCGTAGTATTCTTTAATTCTGTTTTCGATGATCTCAACGTTACTGTCATCAGATCTTCCGCTGATTTCACCTCTTTTCAGCAGTCTTTCAACTAAAAGAGTGTCTTCAACAACTAATGATAGACAAACATCGATCTCATCATTCAGTTCTTCTTTTACAATCTTTTCCAAAGCTGCCGTCTGAACTGCTGTTCTTGGATATCCGTCGAAGATAAATCCTGCAGCATCCGTCGGTTTTCTGATTTCGTCAACCAGCATATCTGTCGTTACCTGATCCGGAACCAATTCTCCTTTATCGATGTAAGATTTAGCCAATTTCCCAAGCTCAGTATCATTTTTCATGTTGAATCTGAAAAGATCACCTGTTGAGATTTGTTTTAAATTAAATTTCTCGATTAAGTTTTGTGCTTGAGTTCCTTTTCCACTTCCTGGAGGGCCGAACAGAACAATGTTTATCATAATGTTGTTTTGCTTCTGGCAATTGGCAACTGGCTTTTGGCTTTTTACCTTGAGCTTACATGCTTTTTAGCCTTTAGCGTTTTTAAGTTATTATTAAATTTATTTCTTTATTTTACTTTTTAAGCTAAAAGCTATCAGCTAATAGCCAACAGCGTTTAATGGTTGATTTGTCCGTCTGCTAATTGATACAAATTCGGTAGGTTTCTTCCTAACTCATCGTAATCCAATCCGTATCCTAAAACAAATTTGTTTGGAATTTCTTTTCCGATATAATCCAACTGGAAATCTTTTTTATAAACTTCAGGTTTCAATAAGAATGAAGCGATTTTTACAGATTTCGGACGTTGCGTTTCGTTAAAATATTTGAAAAGACTTTCAACCGTATTTCCTGTATCCACAATATCTTCTACAAGGATGATGTGACGGTCTTTTACGTCCTTCGTTAATTCCATTTTCTGGTAAACGATTCCTGTAGATTCAGTTCCTGCATAAGAACTCATTTGGATAAATGCAATCTCACATTCTCCTGGATAATGCTTCAAAAGGTCTGAGAAGAACATGATCACTCCGTTCAAAACCCCAATGAAAACAGGAACTTCATCCTTATAATCCTCATAAATTTTTAAAGCCGTAGCTTTTACAATCTCCTGAATCTCGGCGTCCTCCAAATAAGGAACGAAAGTTTTGTCGTGAACTTTAATACTCTCCATAAAAATTTTTAGTAGGCTGCAAAGTTAAGGATTTTTGATGAAAGTTTTTTATGAGTTTGATTGGGTTTGTGTTTTAGGGTTTTAGAGTATTAGTGTCGGAGAGTTTTAATGTTGGAAAGTTTTTTTCTGTATGTCATTCAGAACGAAGCGTAGCACAGTGAAGAATCTATTTTTAACACAAAGACCACAAAGTTTTGTTTAAAATTATTGTGTATATTTTTCGTTCGCAAAGGCGTTTCACTCAGCAAGGATATTACAGCTTGAAAAATTCCCCTCCTTTGGAGGGGTGGCGAAAATTTCAAAGAAATTTTTGACGGGGTGGTTTTATTTCCAATGTTTTCACTTTACAGTTTTCCATTTCATTTGTTATTCCGTAGGAATCTAAGCAAAGTATTAGAAAGGTTTAGGGAAAGATTCGCGCCCAGATTCCTACGGAATGACAAACTTTGAAATAAGTTCAAACTTTGAAAAAATGACCAAAACCCTAGCCCCGATTGCAGTGGAAATCCTTTTTTGAAAAAAAAGATTGTAACGGAAAGCGGGAAATAGCTTCTTAAAAAAGAAAGGAAGATGGAGGATGGGAGCTGGAGGTTAATATAATTGAGAATATTAGATTTCTTCATCGTTGAAATGACAAACTAAATGTTTTGATATCTTGAAATATTTAAAAATCACTATCTTTGCCACTCACAAAACCCAAAACAACAGGATGTAGGATACAATTTCTTTCAGATTTTATAGACAATAACGAGCGAAGTTATTGCAGTTTTAACTTTAACTATAGAAAGAAATTATGTTTTTTTTACACCATATATCCTTTGGGTTTCCAGCGGGGAATCTGCTTTTTAATTCTATCAACTTAACGATACCTTCACACTCAAAATCGGCTTTGGTCGGGAGTAACGGCATGGGAAAATCTACCTTGCTGAAAATCATGGCGAATGAGATTGAACCTTTGGAAGGAACTGTCGGTAGTCAGGGTGATTTATTTTATGTTCCGCAAATGTTCGGGAATTTCAATGTTTTGACGGTTGCGGAATGTTTGAAAATCGATAAAAAACTTAAAGCCCTTCAAAAAATAACGAATGGGGAAGTGGATGAAATTTATTTTGAAATATTGAATGACGATTGGGACATCGAAGAACGTTGTCAACAAGCTTTACAATATTGGAAACTCGAAAATTTAAACTTAAATCAAAAGCTGGAAAGTTTGAGTGGCGGACAAAAGACGAAGGTTTTTCTGGCGGGAATTCAAATCAATCAGCCTGAAATTGTTTTACTCGACGAACCGACGAATCATCTTGATCTGGAAGGTCGGAATCTGTTGTATGATTTTATTGAAAAAACAAATTCAACGGTTGTGATTGTGAGTCATGATCGTACTTTGTTGAATTTGGTTAATACGATTTTTGAATTGAGTAATCAGGGAATTTCGACGTATGGCGGAAATTATGATTTTTATGCCGAACAAAAAGAAATTGAAAATGGAGCTCTGCAAAACGATATTCATTCCAAAGAACGGGCGCTGAAAAAAGCGAAAGAAAAAGAACGCGAAACGATAGAACGAAAGCAAAAATTGGATGCAAGAGGAAAAGGAAAGCAGGAAAAATCGGGCGTGGCGAGAATTATGATGAATACGCTGCGAAATAATGCCGAGAAAAATTCTTCGAAACTAAAGTCTGTTCATGCTGAGAAAATCAATGATATTTCGGGTGATTTACGGGATTTGCGTTCGTCGGTGAGAAATGCGGATCAGATGAAAGTGAATTTTAATGATTCCAATCTGCATTCAGGGAAAATTTTGGTTTCGGCGGAAGAAATTAATTTTAAATATGACCAAGAAAATCTTTGGAAAGAAAACCTCAATCTTGAAATCCGAAGCGGAGATAGAATTTCTATTAAAGGCTCGAACGGTTCGGGGAAAACGACTTTAATTAAGCTTTTGTTGGGAGATTTTCAGCCTTCTGTCGGAACGATTTCGAGGGCTGATTTTCAGACGATTTATATTGATCAGGAATATTCTTTGATTGATAAACAGGCAACGGTTTATGATTTTGCACAACAGTTCAACGATAATGCTTTGCAGGAATCTGAAGTGAAAACCTTATTGTCAAGATTTTTATTCGGAAAGGAAACCTGGAGCAAAAAGTGTGATGTTCTGAGCGGTGGAGAACGCCTGCGACTTCTTCTGTGCGGACTTTCCATCAGCAACAAAGCTCCCGATATGATGATACTCGATGAACCGACAAATAATTTAGACCTCCAAAACGTGGAAATTCTGACGAATTCTATTAAGGATTATCATGGAACTTTGGTGGTGATTTCGCATGATGGGGTGTTTTTGGAGGAGATTGGGGTGAGGAGTGAGGTTTTGTTGAAATAACAATTTATATTATATAAACGTCATAGGTTTCTAAAACCTATGACGTTTTGTTTTATTCCTTCAATAATATTTATTTGGATAGATATTTTTCATGAAGTCTTTTAAGAAAAAGATTGCGATTAAAATTTTCAATAAACCCAGAATTTTCACCTTTTTTTAATTCGTTGATTAATATTATTTGGTTTTTCATTTTTTAGAAATTTAAGAATGAATAGATTAATGAGTTATTTGCTCTTTTTTTTGATGAAGTTTATAAATCCAGATAACCAAAATATTCATTGGGAGGAATATTTAGATTGATAAAACTAAAATTGGGTTTTTCTCTTTCTTCTTGAAGAAGATTATAAATTTTAATACTTTCTGTGTCGGAAGATAGATAATAAATGATATTTTTTATACATCAGCCTGAGAAAATAGTTTGGAATCGTTTGGAATTACATTTCTTTCCAATAGTTTTAATTTTCCTTTTTTTGTGAAAACTATTTTAGCAATTTCTCCTGTTTTAGTAGCATGATTTAAATTAAATGGGAGAATAGCCAAATTTCTTAGAGGTAGTTCTGATATTGAGCCTCCAACACAATATTCAGCAATTGAAATTGTTGAAATATACATTTTAATATCATTGCTTAGAAAGTATTTATAATATTCTAAAGCATTTTTAAATAATGGATCAGCATCATTTAAAAATTTAATAAAGAAACTTGTATCTAGTAAAACTCCATTAACTTTCATAGCTTCCTCTTATTTGTCTTAACCATTCATCTGGATTAATATTCGAAAGCCAAGATTGTTTTGCCTTGTCTCTTAATTTTTGCAAATAACCCTCATCAAAAACGGGATTATAATCAATCAATTCAATAAACTCTAAATTTGTAAAATCAATTTCTCCGTTTTCTGAATGTTGGTTCCCCTTGGCTCTGATTCCTAAAGATTTGTACAAAATATTTTCCTCTTGCTGTTGTAGGAACGAAATAGGAGTTTGAATTCTCACTGTTCCATATTCATCAGTCAATAGATGAATATTAGCTTTATCTTTGCCGCCTGCATTCGTTATTTTTCCATAAAAATAAAATTCAGCTTCAGCCCAAATTGCTTCAGTTCTTTTAAAGTCAGAAAATTTGTCAATCCGAATATTATTCGAACCTTCAAGTGATGTAGTAATGTCGAGTGCAAAATCCTTTTTTGTTGCTAACTCTTGAAGGCTTTCAATAGCTTTAGCTGTTGCTAAATCTAAATAATCAATTGTATTAGTTTGGGAAATTAAGCCTAATACAGCATTAAAACTAACTATATATTGTATTCCTGTTTTAAAAATATTTCTGACAGAACCTTCTTTAATAGTATAAGAAATTAGGGGTCTGTTTTTTTTATCTCCGGAGTATAATAAATCATCAACATTATTTAAAATAGAAATTACCTCCTTGATATCAAAGTTATCTGGGTTTATATCTACATTTCCAAATTTACCGGAAACTTTTATTTCTATGTAACCATGTTTTTCCACTAAACAAAAGTAAACAAAATTTCATTTCAAAAGAAAATACAAAATACCTTTATAATTTTGAAATTAATGACCCCAACCCCATGATTTCCACCTACCCAAAAATAAAATCCACCACAAATTTGCGCACCCAATTTTTTAAAAGTAATTTTGCATGAATCTAAAATAAAAGTAAAATATGTCAACTTACGTAGTTGTAGGTCTTCAGTATGGAGATGAAGGTAAAGGAAAAATCACGGATGTTTTATCTGCAAAATCAGATTACGTTGTACGTTTCCAGGGTGGGGACAACGCGGGTCACACGGTTTATGTAGGTGAAGAGAAATTCGTTTTGCACCTTCTTCCATCGGGAGTTCTTCAGTGCAAAGGGAAGTGTATCATTGCCAATGGAGTAGTGGTAAATCCTAAATCTTTCATTAAGGAGGTGAATCAGATCGAGAGCAAAGGTCTTAGAACTGATCACATTTTCATCAGCAGAAGAGCGCATGTGATCATGCCTTACCACATTCTTTTGGATACTTACCGTGAAGAAGAGCACGGAGGAACGCAGATCGGAACGACGAAAAAAGGAATCGGACCTTGCTATGAAGATAAAATTGCAAGAGTAGGTATCAGAATGATCGACCTTCTGAATCCTGAAATTTTAAGAGACAAAATCGAGAAAAACTTAAAAATTAAGAATTCTCTTTTTGAAAAATATTACGGAAAACCGACATTAGACGTTGAAGAAATTTACAACGAATATTTAGAAATCGGAAGACAGCTTCAAGACAGAATTGTTGATACGGAACTGGAATTAAACGAAGCGATTAGAGACGGTAAAAATGTTTTATTCGAAGGAGCGCAGGCTTTAATGCTTGATATCGACTTCGGAACGTATCCATATGTAACTTCATCTTCTCCATCTACAGGTGGTGTTTGTTCAGGAGCGGGAGTTCCTCCAACATCACTTCAAAACTTAATCGGTGTGGCAAAAGCATACTGTACAAGAGTTGGAAACGGTCCTTTCCCTTCAGAACTAGACAACGAATTAGGAGAAAGCATCAGACAAATTGGTGGTGAATTCGGAGCTACGACAGGAAGACCAAGAAGAACAGGTTGGTTAGACCTTGTTTCTCTGAAGCATGCTTGTATGATCAACGGAATCAATAATTTGGTAATTACGAAATTAGACGTTCTTACAGGAATTGAAAACCTAAAAGTTGTGACTCATTACAAAACTGAAGACGGAAAAATCATCGATTACTTCACTTCTTCAACAGAGAAATTGTACAACTACGAACCAATCTACCAAGATTTACCAGGTTGGAAAGAAGACATTACAAAAGCAAGAAGCTACGATGAACTTCCACAAACGGCTCAGGAATACATCGAGTTTATCGAGAAGTATTTAGGGATCAACGTTTATTTGGTATCTGTTGGCCCTGAAAGAAGCCAAAACATCATCAGAAAAGAATTATTCTAAGGAATATTTTTAAATAAATTAAAAGAGACTGTCAGTTTGATGGTCTCTTTTTTTATGTCATTACTAAAAGCGAAAATCTTTATAAGACTAAAAACTAATAACCATTAACTATCAACCACCAACTATTTTAAGAAGCTATTTCCGGCTTTCCACTGTATCTTTTGGGTTACGGGCTCCGCTTCGCTCTGCCCGCAACCCAAAAGGATGTCGTTTCAATCCGGGCTAGCGTTGTAGTCATTCATTTAAAATTAGGAATATTTCACCAAGCTTGTCGTTCCATACGATTCCAAGGATCCGTTTAAAATATGATGGAAAGATTCTTGCCGAAATTCTTATTAAATAAAAAACTGAATGTTTCTTGCTGAATAATAATTTCAATAGGCAATTATACTTTGCAAGTGAAAAATAAGACTTCATAAAATTCATCATTAATGATTCAGAATTTATTTTTTCCAATGCCAAACTTGAAGATTCTGATTCCGTAAAACTCCAATTACGATAAATTTAAAAAATTACCTCTCAACCTACCCATAAATTTATAAATTCAGTTGTTAATGTGCTTTAAATTAGGTTTTTAATAAAATATTGGCAATAATTTTGAACTTACAACATCGAATATCGATGATTATTATTATCAGAGTTAATCGTCAATTTTTTTAACAGTTTAAATATTTATAGTGATGAAACAACTAGAAACAAACCAGGAATTTCGTTTTAATGAAATCTTATTTGAGCACAGAAATAAAGAATATGGTGCCTATGTTTTAAGAAACGAATCAGACAAAATTTTAACCAAAGCACTTTTTATCGGAGTGAGTTTATTGGCAGCAATTTCAATTTCTCCGTTAGTGATGTCAGCTTTTGAAAAAGAGGAAGCGAGAGTAACTGTAGAACCTGTTTATCGTCCTTTTATTATTGAAGATACTCCTTTGGAAAAAGATCCGCCAAAAGAGATTGTAAAGCCGGTTCAGCCTGTTGCTCCTCCAAATGTGAAGCAGTTTGATAGTTCTGTTCCTGAGCCCAAAAAAGATGCAATTGAAAAACCTGTGGAAAAGATTCCTGAAGATGCGGTGGCTGGTTTAACGAATAATTTCAAAGGGGAGCCAGTGAAGGATACCTATCTTCCACCACCTCCGATCATCGGAAACGGTCCTGTCGTTCCTCAAATTCCGGTAGCGCAGCCTCCTACAATAGATAAAAATGCAATTGTTGGCGGAAGTGAATTGGCGGTTGAAGCTTCTTTTGAAGGCGGTATCAACTCATTCAGAACTAAAGTGATGAATAATTTTGATGGTTCAGGTATTGAAGGAAACGGCGATGTATTGAAAACTACAGTAACCTTTATTGTTGAGATCGACGGAACGATTTCTGGGATCAAAGCCAATGGTGCAGACGCAGATTTCAACAGTGAAGCGATGAGAACGATTAAATCTATTTCCAACAAAGGAAAATGGAAACCGGGTAAAAATAAACAAGGCGAATCGGTAAGAAGCTATTTTAAATTTCCGATCTCGATGCAGTTTGAA
The sequence above is a segment of the Chryseobacterium sp. MYb264 genome. Coding sequences within it:
- a CDS encoding adenylate kinase, with the translated sequence MINIVLFGPPGSGKGTQAQNLIEKFNLKQISTGDLFRFNMKNDTELGKLAKSYIDKGELVPDQVTTDMLVDEIRKPTDAAGFIFDGYPRTAVQTAALEKIVKEELNDEIDVCLSLVVEDTLLVERLLKRGEISGRSDDSNVEIIENRIKEYYAKTAEVAELYKQQGKYVEINGVGEINEISEKLFAEVEKVK
- a CDS encoding phosphoribosyltransferase, with product MESIKVHDKTFVPYLEDAEIQEIVKATALKIYEDYKDEVPVFIGVLNGVIMFFSDLLKHYPGECEIAFIQMSSYAGTESTGIVYQKMELTKDVKDRHIILVEDIVDTGNTVESLFKYFNETQRPKSVKIASFLLKPEVYKKDFQLDYIGKEIPNKFVLGYGLDYDELGRNLPNLYQLADGQINH
- a CDS encoding ABC-F family ATP-binding cassette domain-containing protein, whose translation is MFFLHHISFGFPAGNLLFNSINLTIPSHSKSALVGSNGMGKSTLLKIMANEIEPLEGTVGSQGDLFYVPQMFGNFNVLTVAECLKIDKKLKALQKITNGEVDEIYFEILNDDWDIEERCQQALQYWKLENLNLNQKLESLSGGQKTKVFLAGIQINQPEIVLLDEPTNHLDLEGRNLLYDFIEKTNSTVVIVSHDRTLLNLVNTIFELSNQGISTYGGNYDFYAEQKEIENGALQNDIHSKERALKKAKEKERETIERKQKLDARGKGKQEKSGVARIMMNTLRNNAEKNSSKLKSVHAEKINDISGDLRDLRSSVRNADQMKVNFNDSNLHSGKILVSAEEINFKYDQENLWKENLNLEIRSGDRISIKGSNGSGKTTLIKLLLGDFQPSVGTISRADFQTIYIDQEYSLIDKQATVYDFAQQFNDNALQESEVKTLLSRFLFGKETWSKKCDVLSGGERLRLLLCGLSISNKAPDMMILDEPTNNLDLQNVEILTNSIKDYHGTLVVISHDGVFLEEIGVRSEVLLK
- a CDS encoding adenylosuccinate synthase, giving the protein MSTYVVVGLQYGDEGKGKITDVLSAKSDYVVRFQGGDNAGHTVYVGEEKFVLHLLPSGVLQCKGKCIIANGVVVNPKSFIKEVNQIESKGLRTDHIFISRRAHVIMPYHILLDTYREEEHGGTQIGTTKKGIGPCYEDKIARVGIRMIDLLNPEILRDKIEKNLKIKNSLFEKYYGKPTLDVEEIYNEYLEIGRQLQDRIVDTELELNEAIRDGKNVLFEGAQALMLDIDFGTYPYVTSSSPSTGGVCSGAGVPPTSLQNLIGVAKAYCTRVGNGPFPSELDNELGESIRQIGGEFGATTGRPRRTGWLDLVSLKHACMINGINNLVITKLDVLTGIENLKVVTHYKTEDGKIIDYFTSSTEKLYNYEPIYQDLPGWKEDITKARSYDELPQTAQEYIEFIEKYLGINVYLVSVGPERSQNIIRKELF
- a CDS encoding energy transducer TonB is translated as MKQLETNQEFRFNEILFEHRNKEYGAYVLRNESDKILTKALFIGVSLLAAISISPLVMSAFEKEEARVTVEPVYRPFIIEDTPLEKDPPKEIVKPVQPVAPPNVKQFDSSVPEPKKDAIEKPVEKIPEDAVAGLTNNFKGEPVKDTYLPPPPIIGNGPVVPQIPVAQPPTIDKNAIVGGSELAVEASFEGGINSFRTKVMNNFDGSGIEGNGDVLKTTVTFIVEIDGTISGIKANGADADFNSEAMRTIKSISNKGKWKPGKNKQGESVRSYFKFPISMQFE